A stretch of the Oscillospiraceae bacterium genome encodes the following:
- the gpmI gene encoding 2,3-bisphosphoglycerate-independent phosphoglycerate mutase, producing the protein MLKKTIALVIMDGFGLAPASAGNAITAANTPHLDKLFATCPHTQIQASGLNVGLPDGQMGNSEVGHTNIGAGRVVYQDLPRISKSIEDGSFFENPAFIAAVDHCLAHGTALHLMGLLSNGGVHSHNTHTWAFLELARRRGLSKVYLHCFLDGRDVAPDSGLRFVEEAEQHCRETGAHIATVMGRYYAMDRDNRWERVERAYAAIVYGEAPLDGDPVGAVARSYEKGVTDEFMEPVICLQGAVLAPNDAVIFTNFRPDRAREITRTLVDPDFSGFARRSFFPLFYVCTTQYDAKMPNVRIAFGPDPLINTFGEYLSRRGLTQLRIAETEKYAHVTFFFNGGVETVYAGEDRVLVPSPKVATYDLQPEMSAYPVTDEVVSRICSGTYDVVILNFANCDMVGHTGVFGAARQAVEAVDACIGRVAEAVAAVDGVILITADHGNAERMLEADGRSPFTAHTTNPVPLIVCGGGVAALCEGGRLCDLTPTMLDLMGLPQPAEMTGRSLIVR; encoded by the coding sequence ATGTTGAAAAAAACAATCGCACTTGTCATCATGGACGGCTTTGGCCTCGCGCCGGCCTCGGCCGGTAACGCCATCACCGCGGCCAACACCCCGCATTTGGACAAACTTTTCGCCACCTGCCCGCATACACAGATTCAAGCCTCCGGCCTGAACGTCGGTCTGCCGGACGGGCAGATGGGCAATTCCGAGGTGGGCCATACAAACATCGGCGCCGGCCGAGTGGTCTACCAGGACCTGCCCCGCATCTCGAAAAGCATCGAGGACGGGAGTTTCTTTGAAAACCCGGCCTTCATCGCCGCCGTCGACCATTGCCTGGCACACGGCACGGCGCTGCACCTCATGGGCCTTCTGTCGAACGGCGGGGTGCACAGTCACAACACGCACACCTGGGCCTTTTTGGAGCTGGCGCGCCGGCGCGGCCTCTCGAAGGTCTATTTGCATTGTTTCCTGGACGGGCGCGACGTGGCGCCTGATTCGGGGCTGCGTTTTGTCGAGGAGGCGGAACAGCACTGCCGGGAAACCGGCGCGCACATCGCCACCGTGATGGGCCGCTACTACGCGATGGACCGCGACAACCGCTGGGAACGTGTGGAGCGCGCCTACGCCGCCATCGTATACGGGGAAGCGCCCCTGGACGGGGATCCCGTCGGTGCGGTGGCCCGTTCCTATGAAAAAGGCGTCACGGACGAGTTCATGGAGCCGGTCATCTGCCTGCAAGGCGCCGTGCTGGCCCCGAACGACGCCGTGATCTTCACAAACTTCCGCCCGGACCGCGCAAGAGAGATCACGCGCACGCTGGTGGACCCGGACTTCTCCGGGTTTGCCCGGCGGTCCTTTTTCCCGCTGTTTTATGTCTGCACGACCCAGTACGACGCCAAAATGCCGAATGTCCGCATCGCCTTCGGGCCCGATCCGCTGATAAACACATTCGGCGAATACCTCAGTCGCAGAGGACTCACCCAACTTCGCATCGCCGAGACAGAAAAATACGCCCATGTCACCTTCTTTTTTAACGGCGGCGTGGAGACCGTCTATGCCGGCGAGGACCGTGTCCTCGTCCCCTCCCCGAAGGTGGCCACCTACGATTTACAGCCCGAGATGAGCGCCTATCCCGTCACCGACGAAGTGGTATCTCGTATCTGCAGCGGAACATACGACGTGGTCATCTTAAACTTCGCCAACTGCGATATGGTCGGGCACACCGGCGTCTTTGGCGCCGCCCGGCAGGCCGTAGAGGCCGTGGACGCCTGCATCGGCCGTGTCGCAGAGGCTGTGGCGGCCGTGGACGGCGTGATTTTGATCACCGCAGACCATGGCAACGCCGAGCGGATGTTGGAAGCAGACGGCCGCTCTCCTTTCACCGCGCACACGACGAACCCGGTGCCGCTCATCGTCTGCGGCGGTGGGGTCGCGGCGCTGTGTGAGGGCGGGCGGCTGTGCGATTTGACGCCCACGATGCTGGATCTGATGGGGCTGCCGCAGCCGGCGGAGATGACCGGACGGAGTCTGATCGTCAGATAA
- the tpiA gene encoding triose-phosphate isomerase produces MNRRYRKTIIAGNWKMNKTPSEARQLIDELKPLISKAKWCEVVLCVPYVDIPITLRALKDSRIVVGAQNMHHKESGAYTGDVSAAMLKDLGVKYVIIGHSERRAYCHETDALVSRKVQLALKTGLRPIVCVGESLEQRDQGITLDLINIQVKAALNGVPVEKLRQIVFAYEPIWAIGTGRTATAEQAGEVGASIRTTIRKLYGARAARSVTIQYGGSMNASNAHDLLAQLDVDGGLIGGASLKAADFAAIVQAANQ; encoded by the coding sequence ATGAACAGAAGATACCGCAAGACTATAATTGCCGGAAACTGGAAAATGAACAAAACACCTTCCGAGGCGCGTCAGTTGATCGATGAGCTCAAGCCCCTTATCTCCAAGGCCAAGTGGTGCGAGGTCGTGCTCTGTGTGCCCTACGTCGATATCCCCATCACCCTGCGCGCGCTGAAGGACTCCCGCATCGTGGTCGGCGCCCAGAACATGCATCACAAGGAATCCGGCGCCTACACGGGCGATGTCTCCGCCGCCATGCTCAAGGACCTGGGCGTCAAATACGTCATCATCGGCCACTCGGAGCGTCGTGCGTATTGCCACGAAACAGACGCTCTCGTGAGCCGAAAGGTACAGCTTGCACTGAAGACGGGTCTGCGCCCCATCGTGTGCGTGGGCGAGAGTCTCGAACAGCGTGACCAGGGCATCACGCTGGACCTCATCAATATACAGGTCAAGGCCGCGCTGAACGGCGTGCCTGTGGAGAAGTTGCGTCAGATCGTCTTTGCTTACGAACCCATCTGGGCCATCGGCACGGGCCGCACCGCCACGGCCGAACAGGCCGGTGAGGTGGGCGCGTCCATTCGCACCACGATCCGCAAACTGTACGGCGCGCGGGCCGCCCGATCGGTGACGATCCAATACGGCGGTTCGATGAACGCCTCCAACGCTCACGACCTGCTGGCCCAGCTCGACGTGGACGGCGGGCTGATTGGCGGCGCGTCTCTGAAGGCCGCCGACTTCGCCGCCATTGTGCAAGCCGCCAATCAATGA
- the pgk gene encoding phosphoglycerate kinase, with protein sequence MTYQKKTIEDIDVSGKRVLVRCDFNVPQDDTGAITNDKRIVESLPTIRYLIDHGARVILCSHLGRPKGSVNPKYSLRPVAARLSVLLEKPVAMAGDVIGPDAKAKAAALQNGDVCLLENVRFHAEEEKNDADFAKALASLAEIYVNDAFGTSHRAHASTAGVADYLPSVCGYLIGKEIGVMGAALSDPKRPFVAVLGGAKVSDKIGVISNLLEKVDTLIIGGAMAYTFLTAQGASVGDSRIEADKLDYAREMVQKAADRGVRFLLPTDNICADHFAADAIPVIHNSMSIPTGYMGLDIGPETVRIYSDAIRGAGTVVWNGPMGVFEFDTFAEGTRAVAQAIADSGAISIIGGGDSAAAVVQLGYADRMTHISTGGGASLEFLEGLVLPGIACLLDK encoded by the coding sequence ATGACCTATCAAAAGAAGACCATTGAGGACATCGACGTGTCCGGGAAGCGTGTCCTGGTCCGATGCGATTTCAATGTGCCGCAGGATGACACCGGCGCCATTACCAATGACAAGCGCATTGTGGAATCCCTGCCCACCATCCGCTATTTGATCGATCACGGCGCGCGCGTTATTCTCTGTTCCCACCTGGGGCGGCCCAAGGGAAGCGTCAACCCAAAGTATTCGCTCCGACCGGTGGCCGCGCGCCTGAGTGTTCTGCTCGAAAAACCCGTCGCCATGGCCGGCGACGTCATTGGGCCGGACGCGAAGGCCAAGGCGGCGGCGCTGCAGAACGGTGATGTCTGTCTGCTTGAAAACGTGCGTTTCCACGCGGAAGAGGAAAAGAACGACGCCGACTTTGCAAAAGCGCTCGCCTCGCTGGCCGAGATCTATGTCAACGACGCCTTTGGCACCTCGCACCGCGCCCACGCCTCCACGGCCGGCGTGGCCGACTATTTGCCCTCCGTATGCGGTTATCTGATCGGCAAGGAAATAGGCGTAATGGGCGCGGCGCTCTCGGATCCAAAACGCCCGTTTGTGGCCGTGTTGGGCGGCGCCAAGGTCTCCGACAAGATCGGCGTCATCAGCAACCTGCTCGAAAAGGTGGATACGCTGATCATCGGCGGCGCCATGGCTTACACGTTTTTGACGGCCCAGGGCGCGTCGGTCGGCGATTCCCGCATCGAGGCGGACAAGCTGGACTACGCCCGTGAGATGGTCCAAAAGGCGGCCGACAGGGGCGTGCGTTTTCTGCTGCCCACCGACAACATCTGTGCCGATCACTTCGCCGCCGACGCCATTCCCGTCATCCACAACTCCATGTCCATCCCGACCGGCTACATGGGTCTCGACATTGGCCCGGAGACTGTCAGAATTTACAGCGACGCGATCCGCGGAGCCGGTACTGTGGTCTGGAACGGTCCGATGGGTGTATTTGAGTTCGACACCTTTGCCGAGGGTACCCGCGCCGTCGCACAGGCCATCGCCGACAGCGGAGCCATCAGTATCATCGGCGGCGGCGACAGCGCCGCGGCGGTGGTGCAACTCGGCTACGCCGACCGGATGACGCACATCTCCACCGGTGGCGGCGCCTCCCTTGAGTTCCTGGAGGGCCTCGTGCTGCCGGGCATCGCTTGCTTGCTTGACAAATAG
- the trmL gene encoding tRNA (uridine(34)/cytosine(34)/5-carboxymethylaminomethyluridine(34)-2'-O)-methyltransferase TrmL gives MLHVVLVEPEIPQNTGNIARTCAATGCALHLVKPLGFSLEDRYLKRAGLDYWPLLELTVHESFGAFWAVWGGKPFWLVSTKGARPYTQADLREDACLLFGRETAGLPGPLLAAHPDRCLRIPIRAEARSLNLSNSVAVVVFEAMRQRDFAGLAP, from the coding sequence ATGCTGCACGTCGTACTGGTCGAGCCGGAGATCCCCCAAAACACCGGCAACATCGCCCGCACCTGCGCGGCCACGGGCTGCGCGCTGCACCTCGTGAAACCGCTGGGGTTCTCGCTAGAAGACCGCTACCTAAAACGCGCCGGGCTGGACTACTGGCCGCTTTTGGAGCTCACCGTACACGAAAGCTTCGGTGCCTTTTGGGCCGTGTGGGGTGGCAAACCCTTTTGGCTTGTCTCCACCAAAGGCGCGCGTCCGTACACGCAGGCCGACCTGCGGGAGGACGCCTGCCTGCTCTTCGGACGGGAAACGGCCGGGCTGCCGGGACCTCTGCTGGCGGCGCACCCTGACCGTTGTCTGCGCATTCCCATCCGCGCCGAGGCGCGCAGCCTCAACCTGTCGAACAGTGTGGCGGTGGTTGTTTTTGAGGCCATGCGGCAACGCGATTTTGCCGGCCTGGCGCCCTGA
- the gdhA gene encoding NADP-specific glutamate dehydrogenase, which yields MSYTSEVLAKTIEKNPGEQEFHQAIREVLPTLQPAFDANPIYQKSGLLERLVEPERQIIFRVPWVDDKGQVQVNRGFRVQFNSALGPYKGGLRFHPSVKLGTIKFLGFEQIFKNSLTGQPIGGGKGGSDFDPKGKSDREVMAFCQSFMTELFRHIGADTDVPAGDIGVGGREIGFLYGQYKRLTGLFEGVLTGKDLTYGGSLTRTEATGYGLVYLVSNMLEAKGQDLNGKRVVISGSGNVAIYAAEKAAKLGAKVLTVSDSNGWIFDGDGIDLAAVKEIKEVRRGRIREYLDVRPKAEYHEDGLVWSVPCDVALPCATQNELRADGARLLVQNKCIAVGEGANMPTDIEGTEVLQQNGVLFAPGKAANAGGVAVSALEMSQNSMRLSWTFDEVDEKLKGIMKNIYTQSSAAAERYGAKDNLVLGANVAGFLKVAAAMTLQGIV from the coding sequence ATGTCCTATACCAGTGAAGTGCTGGCGAAGACCATTGAGAAAAACCCGGGCGAGCAAGAATTCCATCAGGCGATCCGTGAGGTGCTGCCGACACTGCAGCCGGCCTTTGACGCAAATCCGATCTATCAAAAGAGCGGATTGCTTGAGCGGTTGGTGGAGCCTGAGCGCCAGATCATCTTCCGCGTGCCCTGGGTGGACGATAAGGGGCAGGTACAGGTAAATCGCGGTTTCCGTGTACAGTTCAACAGTGCGCTGGGTCCGTATAAGGGCGGACTGCGCTTCCACCCTTCCGTCAAATTGGGTACGATCAAATTCCTCGGGTTTGAGCAGATTTTCAAAAACTCCCTGACCGGCCAGCCCATTGGCGGCGGAAAAGGCGGTTCCGATTTTGACCCAAAAGGGAAGTCGGATCGGGAAGTTATGGCTTTCTGCCAGAGCTTCATGACAGAGCTTTTCCGCCACATCGGCGCCGACACCGACGTGCCGGCCGGCGATATCGGCGTGGGCGGCCGTGAGATCGGATTTTTGTATGGGCAGTACAAACGCCTTACCGGGCTGTTTGAAGGCGTGCTGACCGGCAAGGACCTCACCTACGGCGGGTCTTTGACGCGCACCGAGGCTACGGGGTACGGGCTTGTCTATCTTGTGAGCAATATGCTTGAAGCCAAGGGGCAGGATTTAAACGGCAAGAGGGTTGTCATCTCCGGCTCTGGTAACGTGGCCATTTATGCGGCGGAGAAGGCCGCAAAGTTGGGTGCCAAGGTCCTTACGGTGAGCGATTCAAATGGTTGGATTTTTGACGGAGACGGGATCGACCTGGCCGCCGTCAAGGAGATTAAAGAAGTGCGGCGCGGCCGGATCCGTGAGTACCTGGATGTCCGCCCGAAGGCGGAATATCATGAGGATGGTCTCGTGTGGTCGGTGCCGTGCGATGTGGCCCTGCCGTGCGCGACACAGAACGAGCTGCGGGCTGACGGCGCGCGTCTGCTGGTACAAAACAAATGTATCGCCGTGGGTGAAGGCGCCAACATGCCTACCGACATCGAAGGTACTGAGGTCCTGCAGCAAAACGGCGTCCTCTTTGCGCCGGGCAAGGCGGCCAACGCCGGTGGCGTGGCGGTCTCGGCGCTGGAGATGTCGCAAAACAGCATGCGTCTTTCCTGGACTTTTGACGAGGTGGACGAGAAGCTGAAGGGCATCATGAAGAACATCTACACCCAGTCTTCCGCGGCGGCGGAGCGCTATGGTGCGAAGGACAATCTCGTGCTCGGCGCAAACGTCGCAGGGTTCCTCAAAGTGGCCGCCGCGATGACGCTGCAAGGCATCGTATAA